Genomic window (Streptomyces yatensis):
TTGACGTCCGCGCGGGTGTGGGCCAGGACCAGGCAGGCGGCGAGAGTGGTCTCGCCGCCCCGTTTGCCCGCGACGACCACGCAGTTGGCGGACTGTTCCAGCAGCCAGGGGCCGTAGTTCTCGACGAGTACGGCGGTGTCGGCCTTGTCCGGGTCGGTGTCCACGAACAGCACCTGCTCCACCGGCTCCGAGCCACGCCAGTCGCGCAGCGCCTCGGCGACGGGGGCGGTCAGCAGATCCAGGCACTCGACGGCGGGACGGACCTCGTCGAAGGCATCCATCGGCGTACTCATGCCGTCAAACTAGCAGGCCGGGCGGGGTACGAAGGGCCGGGTGGCGTCAGCGGGCGGGCGGTACCGACACCGCCATGGTCATCTCCACCGGTGCCGACCCCTCGTTGCGGTAGGTGTGCGGGGTGTTCGCCTCGAACGCCGCGGAGGTGCCGGCCGGGACGGTGTGCGCCTCGCCGCCGAGCACCAGGGTGAGCTCGCCCGCCGTCACATGGATCAGCTCGACCGTGCCGGACGGATGCGGATCGGAGGCACTCTCGTCGCCGGGCATCAGCCGCCATCCCCACATCTCCAGCGGACCGCCCGCCTCGGTGCCGACGAGCAGGGAGGT
Coding sequences:
- a CDS encoding YbaK/EbsC family protein, producing the protein MSTPMDAFDEVRPAVECLDLLTAPVAEALRDWRGSEPVEQVLFVDTDPDKADTAVLVENYGPWLLEQSANCVVVAGKRGGETTLAACLVLAHTRADVNGVVRRQLGARKASFAPMDTATGESGMEFGGITPIGLPATWPLLVDSAVADIPYALIGSGTRRGKLIVPGKLLAGLPGAVVLEGLGSPGAVGA